The following coding sequences are from one Leucoraja erinacea ecotype New England chromosome 2, Leri_hhj_1, whole genome shotgun sequence window:
- the alg2 gene encoding alpha-1,3/1,6-mannosyltransferase ALG2 produces MASVVFLHPDLGIGGAERLVLDAALALHRRGCKVQIWTAHHDRARCFAESLDPGLGVRCAGDWLPRSMLGRGHAVCAALRMLFVAFYLVFLSGEEFDVVFCDQVSACLPVLKLCRRPKRVLFYCHFPDLLLSQRRTLLKRLYRWPLDWLEEATTGLADLVLVNSRFTAGVFKRTFRSLSHLDPDVLYPSLNVAALDKEAPAADVPLPPDKQLLFLSINRFERKKNLVLAVEALHALRARLAWADWQTVHLVLAGGYDPRLQENVDYYRELQELVGRLQLSDDVTFLRSFSDDQKVWLLGRSSCVLYTPSNEHFGIVPLEAMYARRPVIAANSGGPLESIQDRVTGFLCHPSPSCFAEAMEKLVMTPELRAKMGEAGRTRVLQTFSSDAFEEQLYRYICTLAH; encoded by the coding sequence ATGGCGAGCGTGGTTTTCCTGCACCCGGACCTGGGGATCGGCGGCGCCGAGCGGCTGGTGTTGGACGCTGCGTTGGCGCTGCACCGTCGCGGCTGCAAGGTGCAGATCTGGACGGCTCACCACGACCGGGCGCGCTGCTTCGCCGAGAGCCTGGATCCGGGGCTGGGCGTGAGGTGTGCGGGCGACTGGCTGCCCCGCTCTATGCTGGGCCGCGGCCACGCCGTCTGCGCCGCGCTGCGGATGCTCTTCGTTGCCTTCTACCTGGTCTTCCTGAGCGGCGAGGAATTCGACGTGGTCTTCTGCGACCAGGTGTCCGCCTGCCTCCCCGTCCTCAAGCTGTGCCGCCGCCCCAAGCGGGTGCTCTTCTACTGTCACTTCCCCGACCTGCTGCTGAGCCAGAGGCGGACCCTACTCAAGAGGCTGTACCGGTGGCCCCTCGACTGGCTGGAGGAGGCCACCACCGGCCTGGCCGACCTGGTGCTGGTCAACAGCAGGTTCACGGCCGGCGTCTTCAAGCGCACTTTCCGCAGCCTGAGCCACCTGGACCCCGACGTGCTTTACCCGTCCCTGAACGTGGCCGCCCTCGACAAGGAGGCGCCGGCCGCCGACGTCCCGCTGCCGCCCGACAAGCAGCTGCTTTTCCTCTCCATCAATCGGTTCGAGAGGAAGAAGAACTTGGTTCTGGCGGTGGAGGCCTTGCACGCCCTCCGCGCCAGGCTGGCCTGGGCCGACTGGCAGACGGTGCACCTGGTCCTGGCCGGAGGCTACGACCCGAGGCTGCAGGAAAACGTGGACTATTACCGGGAGCTGCAGGAGCTGGTCGGGAGGCTGCAGCTGTCCGACGACGTGACTTTCCTCAGGTCGTTCTCGGATGATCAGAAGGTTTGGCTACTCGGCCGCAGCAGCTGCGTGCTGTACACTCCGAGCAACGAGCACTTCGGCATCGTGCCCTTGGAGGCCATGTATGCCCGGCGCCCTGTCATCGCCGCAAACTCAGGAGGGCCCCTGGAGTCCATTCAAGACCGGGTCACTGGCTTTCTCTGTCATCCTTCGCCAAGCTGCTTCGCCGAAGCCATGGAGAAGCTTGTCATGACTCCCGAATTACGGGCAAAAATGGGAGAAGCTGGAAGAACTCGAGTGCTACAAACATTTTCTTCAGATGCCTTCGAAGAACAATTATATCGCTATATCTGCACGTTAGCACATTGA